From Campylobacter concisus, a single genomic window includes:
- a CDS encoding integrase: protein MPKINPPLTDTAIRALKPKDKVYKKSDGQNLFIFIEPGGRKFFALEYKSPLTLKTRRMALGNYPDLSLSAAREKRRELAAQILDGIDPLISKKSSKTTLNDIATKWLDIKSENITPNYLKKQNLIFNKHVAPYLGDRPLDNIKAVEIIDVLKTIEKAGNLETIKRVFILLNQIFRYAVTYEIVAHNVVADINFKYAFKIAKPKNFPTITDENEIRTLLVSVDGYNGDIKTKVALKLAIYTAMRPFNVRAAQWDEFDLSTKIWTIKADKMKMKEAFRLPLADQVVNLLKDYAKICRNTEGYLFPSTLSKSRPMSENTLNTALRRMGYSKDEIVSHGFRAMFSTMANEKRNEHGCHADIIERCLAHKDKDKVREAYNRAQNLADMKMLMQWWADYLDVLVK, encoded by the coding sequence GTTTATAAAAAATCTGACGGACAAAATTTATTTATTTTCATCGAGCCAGGCGGTCGTAAATTTTTTGCACTTGAATATAAAAGTCCTCTTACATTAAAAACACGCCGAATGGCCCTGGGTAATTATCCTGATCTTAGCCTCTCAGCCGCCAGAGAAAAACGCAGGGAGCTGGCCGCTCAAATATTAGACGGTATTGATCCGCTAATAAGTAAAAAGAGTAGCAAAACAACACTAAACGATATCGCTACAAAATGGCTAGATATAAAATCCGAAAACATAACTCCAAACTACTTAAAAAAACAAAATTTGATTTTTAACAAGCACGTTGCACCTTATTTAGGCGATCGACCATTGGACAATATAAAAGCAGTAGAAATAATAGATGTATTAAAGACCATAGAAAAAGCTGGGAATTTAGAAACCATCAAGCGTGTATTTATCTTGCTAAATCAAATTTTTAGATACGCTGTCACCTATGAGATAGTTGCTCACAACGTCGTGGCCGATATAAATTTCAAATACGCCTTTAAAATCGCAAAGCCTAAAAATTTCCCTACTATCACAGATGAAAATGAGATACGTACGCTACTTGTGTCAGTAGACGGATATAATGGTGACATAAAAACAAAAGTTGCACTAAAGCTTGCGATCTACACCGCTATGCGTCCATTTAATGTTAGGGCTGCCCAGTGGGATGAGTTTGATCTGTCCACAAAAATTTGGACGATTAAAGCAGATAAAATGAAAATGAAAGAGGCTTTTAGACTACCGCTAGCTGATCAAGTCGTAAATTTATTAAAAGACTATGCAAAAATTTGTAGAAATACCGAAGGGTATCTTTTTCCCAGCACACTATCCAAAAGCCGCCCAATGAGTGAAAATACATTAAATACAGCACTAAGACGCATGGGATATAGCAAAGACGAGATCGTTTCTCATGGCTTTCGTGCGATGTTTTCAACTATGGCCAACGAAAAAAGAAATGAACATGGTTGTCATGCTGACATCATCGAACGATGCCTTGCACACAAGGACAAGGATAAAGTAAGAGAAGCTTACAATAGAGCTCAAAATTTAGCAGATATGAAGATGTTAATGCAATGGTGGGCGGATTATTTGGATGTGTTGGTAAAATAA